In Bacteroidia bacterium, a genomic segment contains:
- a CDS encoding SIR2 family protein: MKDLIEAIRARNVILFAGGGVSMNLGLPSWNQLIHKLAEDLGFDPVRFKEMGDHLVLAEYYKLNKGIGALRSWMDRNWHSGEIDISASEIHQLIIDLNFPIIYTTNYDRWIEYAFDSHQKPYVKIADVSDIKDIREGVTQIIKFHGDFDHDSSIVLTESSYFDRLDFETPLDIKLRADVLGKSILFLGYSLTDINIRFLLYKLNKLWEKANSMQAKPRSFILLVQPNPVQEKVLETRGITALVSEHPDPKRGLIEFLQILKGETNQSLTSI; encoded by the coding sequence ATTAAAGACCTGATTGAGGCAATCAGGGCGCGAAATGTGATTCTTTTTGCCGGAGGTGGTGTCTCGATGAATCTGGGTCTGCCTTCATGGAATCAGTTGATCCACAAACTGGCTGAAGATCTGGGTTTTGATCCGGTGCGCTTTAAGGAAATGGGCGATCACCTTGTATTGGCGGAGTATTACAAACTTAACAAAGGGATTGGTGCGTTGCGAAGCTGGATGGACCGCAACTGGCACTCCGGAGAGATTGATATCTCAGCTTCTGAAATTCACCAGTTGATCATTGATCTCAATTTCCCGATTATTTATACTACCAACTATGACCGCTGGATTGAATATGCCTTTGATAGCCACCAAAAACCTTACGTAAAAATCGCAGATGTTTCAGATATAAAAGACATTCGCGAAGGCGTCACCCAAATCATTAAGTTTCATGGAGATTTTGACCATGATTCTTCCATTGTGCTTACAGAGTCTTCTTATTTTGACAGGCTGGATTTTGAGACGCCGCTGGATATAAAACTTCGGGCGGATGTACTGGGGAAATCTATACTCTTTCTGGGATATAGCCTTACCGATATTAATATTCGTTTTCTACTCTATAAACTCAACAAACTCTGGGAAAAGGCCAACAGCATGCAAGCCAAACCGCGTTCGTTTATCTTGTTGGTGCAGCCAAACCCGGTTCAGGAGAAAGTGCTGGAAACCAGAGGCATTACTGCATTGGTTTCCGAACATCCTGATCCCAAAAGGGGGCTAATTGAATTTTTGCAAATCCTGAAAGGTGAAACCAATCAGAGTTTAACCTCCATCTGA
- a CDS encoding dihydroorotase yields the protein MSSLLIKDALLINEGVQIETDLLVSNGRISRIARNIGTIADRKIMAGGKYLLPGAIDDQVHFREPGLTHKADIASESVAAIAGGVTSFMEMPNTNPQTLTQALLEAKFSRAAEVSPANFSFFMGASNDNLAEVLKTNPQTVCGIKVFMGSSTGNMLVDDENVLENIFRQAPMLVATHCEKEEIISQNTAQYLQQYGENIPVSKHPEIRSGEACYASSSLAVALAKKYGTRLHVLHISTEKELSLFRNDIPLAQKRITAEVCIHHLWFSEEDYAEKGMLIKWNPAVKKLSDREALRRALVDDRLDIIATDHAPHTLAEKANPYTKAPSGGPLVQHSLVAMLELSAMGVISLEKVVEKMAHAPAICFEISERGFVREGYYADLVLVAPHQPWVVSPENILYKCKWSPFEGATFQHKIDTTIVNGNVVWQNGKLAGQEKGMRLKFDR from the coding sequence ATGTCAAGTTTACTCATCAAAGATGCCCTTCTGATCAATGAAGGGGTACAAATCGAAACCGATTTATTGGTTTCGAATGGGCGCATTTCACGTATCGCCCGCAATATTGGTACCATAGCAGACCGCAAGATCATGGCCGGCGGGAAGTATCTGTTGCCCGGCGCAATTGATGATCAGGTGCATTTTAGAGAGCCGGGGCTGACACATAAGGCAGATATCGCCTCAGAGTCTGTTGCGGCGATTGCCGGAGGGGTTACTTCATTTATGGAAATGCCGAATACCAACCCCCAAACCTTGACTCAGGCATTGCTTGAAGCAAAATTCAGCCGGGCGGCGGAAGTCTCTCCGGCCAATTTTTCTTTTTTTATGGGTGCTTCCAATGATAATCTGGCAGAAGTACTCAAAACCAACCCTCAAACGGTATGCGGGATAAAAGTATTTATGGGTTCTTCCACCGGCAATATGCTGGTCGATGATGAAAATGTGCTGGAGAATATTTTTCGGCAGGCCCCCATGCTGGTGGCTACGCATTGTGAAAAAGAGGAAATCATCAGCCAAAATACTGCTCAATATCTGCAACAGTACGGGGAAAATATTCCCGTTTCCAAACACCCGGAAATACGCAGCGGGGAAGCGTGCTATGCTTCTTCTTCTCTTGCGGTTGCACTGGCAAAAAAATATGGAACTCGTTTGCATGTGCTGCATATCTCTACGGAAAAAGAGCTTTCCTTATTTCGCAATGATATACCCTTAGCGCAAAAAAGAATCACGGCAGAAGTATGTATTCACCATCTGTGGTTTTCTGAAGAAGATTATGCGGAGAAAGGAATGTTGATCAAATGGAACCCTGCGGTGAAAAAACTTTCTGACCGGGAAGCGTTGAGAAGAGCTTTGGTTGACGATCGGCTTGATATTATCGCCACAGATCACGCTCCACATACGCTGGCGGAAAAGGCAAACCCTTATACCAAGGCACCTTCCGGAGGACCTTTGGTTCAACATAGTCTGGTGGCCATGCTGGAATTATCTGCAATGGGAGTTATCTCGTTGGAAAAAGTAGTGGAAAAAATGGCGCATGCACCCGCGATCTGTTTTGAAATCAGTGAACGGGGATTTGTGCGTGAAGGGTATTATGCAGACCTGGTTTTGGTTGCGCCTCATCAGCCATGGGTGGTGTCACCTGAAAATATACTGTATAAATGCAAATGGTCTCCATTTGAAGGAGCGACTTTTCAGCACAAAATCGATACAACCATTGTAAATGGAAATGTCGTCTGGCAAAATGGTAAGCTGGCAGGACAAGAAAAGGGGATGAGGTTAAAGTTTGATCGATAA